The Deltaproteobacteria bacterium CG2_30_66_27 genome has a segment encoding these proteins:
- a CDS encoding hydrogenase maturation nickel metallochaperone HypA, whose product MHELGVANEILDVALAEANRHSAKKVISIRLRVGVLRAIEPENLSFLFEHLARGTTAEGALLEIVEEPVRVECPACGPTEARAFTFECPRCKGAGVSVTGGDSLSILSLDVDA is encoded by the coding sequence GTGCACGAACTCGGGGTCGCCAACGAGATCCTCGACGTCGCGCTTGCCGAGGCGAACCGGCACTCGGCGAAGAAGGTGATTTCGATCCGGCTGCGCGTCGGCGTCCTGCGCGCCATCGAGCCGGAGAATCTCTCCTTCCTCTTCGAGCACCTCGCCCGCGGAACGACCGCGGAAGGCGCGCTTCTCGAAATCGTCGAGGAGCCGGTCCGGGTCGAATGCCCGGCGTGCGGACCGACGGAGGCCCGCGCCTTCACGTTCGAATGCCCCCGTTGCAAGGGGGCGGGTGTTTCGGTGACCGGCGGCGACTCCCTGTCGATCCTCTCCCTCGACGTCGACGCCTGA